A genome region from Setaria italica strain Yugu1 chromosome III, Setaria_italica_v2.0, whole genome shotgun sequence includes the following:
- the LOC101777816 gene encoding phosphoglucan, water dikinase, chloroplastic, producing the protein MESATAAVRGPGASLARAALVCPGRARGRGPRRVVGGGLAAPAPGPRRRALVAVASLQEPLPSRAQEGPVVVAPPQADEEEVHGNGAAAVETSSPPAVSGKTVRVRFVLEKQCAVDQSVYLVGDDPALGLWDPANAIPLECAESHGWILEKDLPANKLIEFKFLLRDSSGKLHWQNGPNRIFQTGEAANTLVVYEDWCDVKNQRIAEEEVVASVVMEEAVVSDDSGSRQDTVIEDELQMDDNQEVKEDEPAVDEEEEKSAVNVSVQVDTLKINEGQPHESMLQKELEIIDELHETVDMEDVSALCADESSAEKTEEDNILPEHGVPVENGLASAYEHDLLWGWKVVQQLLMKLGIRMDTT; encoded by the exons ATGGAATCCGCGACGGCGGCCGTCCGCGGCCCTGGCGCGTCGCTCGCGCGGGCCGCGCTCGTCTgcccggggcgcgcgcgggggcgggggccgCGGCGCGTCGTGGGGGGCggcctcgccgcgccagcgcccggcccccggcggAGGGCGCTCGTCGCCGTGGCCTCGCTCCAGGAGCCGCTCCCGTCGCGCGCGCAGGAGGGTCCGGtcgtggtggcgccgccgcag gctgatgaggaggaggtCCATGGGAATGGCGCTGCTGCGGTTGAAACCTCGTCTCCACCAGCTG TCTCTGGTAAGACGGTGCGTGTCAGATTTGTGCTGGAGAAGCAGTGCGCGGTCGACCAGAGCGTCTACCTCGTCGGCGACGACCCGGCGCTCGGCCTTTGGGATCCGGCGAACGCGATTCCTCTGGAGTGCGCGGAAAGCCACGGCTGGATCTTAGAGAAA GATTTACCGGCCAACAAGCTGATTGAGTTCAAGTTCTTGCTGCGAGATTCCTCGGGAAAGTTGCACTGGCAGAATGGACCTAATAGGATCTTTCAGACAGGTGAAGCCGCAAACACTTTGGTCGTCTATGAAGATTGGTGTGATGTGAAGAATCAGAGAATAGCAGAAGAGGAGGTAGTCGCATCTGTTGTGATGGAGGAAGCGGTTGTTTCAGATGACAGTGGAAGCAGACAGGATACTGTTATAGAAGATGAGTTGCAAATGGATGATAACCAGGAGGTCAAAGAAGATGAACCCGCTgttgacgaggaggaagagaagtCAGCCGTTAATGTATCTGTTCAAGTGGATACGCTGAAGATAAACGAAGGCCAACCACATGAG TCAATGCTGCAGAAAGAACTGGAAATTATAGACGAACTTCATGAAACAGTAGACATGGAGGACGTGAGTGCTTTGTGTGCTGATGAGAGTTCTGCTGAAAAAACTGAAGAAGATAATATCTTGCCTGAGCATGGTGTTCCAGTCGAGAATGGGTTGGCCAGTGCTTATGAACATGATTTGCTTTGGGGTTGGAAGGTCGTGCAGCAGCTGCTGATGAAGCTGGGCATCAGAATGGATACTACATGA
- the LOC101778225 gene encoding arginyl-tRNA--protein transferase 2 isoform X2 yields MADGASSSGGARDGGESVVIDYGRRRTTCGYCRSSGPTSISHALLDRGWRRSGCFLYKPEMERTCCPSYTIRLKANDFICSKEHGRVLKKMQRFLDGELDPQVGIPQCKASPTKRTLSEPLNSPTSKVSKVSTNEFQAATCPNFLKEDEFIRCLSSKINEAIDTCFQGGILGSTVQLPKAVVKTVKPQVKKKVGEAAQEHKVGGVIDLVYTCNISFQIVAAVRRALPKENGANQTEVLADLSPNSVAEKLAMTTERLGGLSGFEVKACNGHLNFYSATNPAMQNHTGVVPAQASDDSSRSKQSSVNKISAKQPQKRKSLEIRMSTSHFDPEEFALYRKYQTKVHKEKTVTEGSYKRFLVDTPIIFVPPKSGDDTVPPCGFGSFHQQYRLDGKLVAVGVVDILPKCLSSKYLFWDPDLAFLSLGKYTALKEIDWVKTAQEQCPSLQYYYLGYYIHSCNKMRYKAAYRPSELLCPVRYEWVRYDLAKPLMDKSQYSILSDYATMQDETPQPQICGPSDDSSAKVDHHESPSDEDDEDFNDYESEMMVDEELVDSEKADTTESDSSIKDIENITLDLNGSKVKYKDLQQVFGPIERVHLNALDGQLSRYAKVVGKELSDRMVYCLS; encoded by the exons aTGGCCGACGGCGCTagcagcagcggcggtgcgCGGGACGGGGGCGAGTCGGTGGTGATTGACTACGGCCGGCGCCGCACGACCTGCGGCTACTGCCGATCCTCCGGGCCCACGAGCATCTCCCACG CTCTCCTTGACCGTGGATGGAGGAGATCAGGTTGTTTTCTCTACAAACCTGAGATGGAACGAACATGCTGTCCCTCGTATACGATACGCTTGAAGGCAAATGATTTCATTTGTTCCAAAGAGCATGGTCGTGTACTTAAAAAGATGCAAAG GTTCCTTGATGGTGAACTTGATCCACAGGTTGGAATTCCACAATGTAAGGCAAGCCCTACAAAACGCACGCTCAGTGAACCTTTGAATTCACCTACCTCAAAAGTATCCAAGGTATCAACAAATGAGTTTCAAGCAGCCACATGCCCAAATTTCTTGAAAGAAGATGAGTTCATCCGTTGTTTGTCAAGTAAAATCAATGAGGCAATCGATACATGCTTCCAAGGAGGGATACTAGGTTCTACGGTTCAACTCCCAAAAGCTGTTGTGAAGACTGTTAAACCTCAGGTCAAAAAGAAAGTAGGAGAAGCAGCGCAAGAGCATAAAGTAGGAGGAGTGATAGATTTGGTGTATACATGCAATATAAGTTTCCAGATAGTGGCTGCAGTTCGACGTGCATTGCCTAAAGAAAACGGTGCTAATCAAACTGAAGTACTAGCAGATCTTTCTCCAAATTCTGTTGCAGAAAAGCTGGCCATGACAACGGAACGTCTTGGAGGACTATCTGGTTTTGAAGTAAAGGCTTGTAATGGGCATCTTAATTTCTATTCTGCCACCAATCCAGCAATGCAGAACCATACCGGTGTTGTACCTGCTCAAGCTTCAGACGACTCTAGTAGGTCAAAGCAGAGCTCTGTGAACAAAATTTCTGCAAAACAACCTCAAAAAAGGAAAAGCCTGGAGATTAGGATGAGCACATCTCATTTTGATCCTGAGGAGTTTGCTTTGTACCGAAAGTATCAGACAAAGGTGCATAAGGAGAAGACAGTTACGGAAGGCTCGTACAAGAGGTTTCTAGTAGATACACCAATCATATTTGTCCCCCCAAAGAGTGGTGATGATACAGTTCCACCATGTGGGTTTGGGTCTTTTCATCAGCAGTACAGGCTTGATGGAAAACTTGTGGCTGTTGGTGTAGTTGATATCCTTCCTAAATGTTTGTCAAGCAAGTACTTATTCTGGGATCCTGACCTTGCTTTCCTATCTCTTGGAAAGTATACGGCTCTGAAGGAAATAGATTGGGTCAAGACAGCACAGGAACAGTGTCCCAGCCTTCAGTACTACTATCTTGGTTACTATATACATTCTTGCAATAAGATGAGATACAAAGCTGCTTATCGACCATCAGAGCTTCTGTGTCCAGTCCGTTACGA GTGGGTTCGCTATGATTTAGCCAAGCCTCTAATGGACAAGAGTCAATATTCCATTCTATCTGATTATGCTACAATGCAAGATGAAACCCCCCAGCCTCAGATCTGTGGCCCTTCAGATGACTCTTCAGCAAAAGTTGACCATCACGAATCTCCCAgcgatgaggatgatgaagatttCAACGACTATGAATCAGAAATGATGGTTGATGAAGAGTTAGTTGATTCAGAGAAAGCGGATACAACTGAGAGTGATTCCAGCATAAAGGACATTGAAAATATCACCCTAGACCTCAATGGTTCTAAAGTTAAATATAAG GACCTTCAGCAAGTGTTTGGGCCAATCGAGAGGGTACACCTCAATGCGCTAGACGGGCAACTGAGCAGATACGCCAAAGTTGTTGGGAAGGAGCTATCTGATCGAATGGTGTATTGCCTCTCTTGA
- the LOC101778225 gene encoding arginyl-tRNA--protein transferase 2 isoform X1 encodes MADGASSSGGARDGGESVVIDYGRRRTTCGYCRSSGPTSISHGMWANSLKADDYQALLDRGWRRSGCFLYKPEMERTCCPSYTIRLKANDFICSKEHGRVLKKMQRFLDGELDPQVGIPQCKASPTKRTLSEPLNSPTSKVSKVSTNEFQAATCPNFLKEDEFIRCLSSKINEAIDTCFQGGILGSTVQLPKAVVKTVKPQVKKKVGEAAQEHKVGGVIDLVYTCNISFQIVAAVRRALPKENGANQTEVLADLSPNSVAEKLAMTTERLGGLSGFEVKACNGHLNFYSATNPAMQNHTGVVPAQASDDSSRSKQSSVNKISAKQPQKRKSLEIRMSTSHFDPEEFALYRKYQTKVHKEKTVTEGSYKRFLVDTPIIFVPPKSGDDTVPPCGFGSFHQQYRLDGKLVAVGVVDILPKCLSSKYLFWDPDLAFLSLGKYTALKEIDWVKTAQEQCPSLQYYYLGYYIHSCNKMRYKAAYRPSELLCPVRYEWVRYDLAKPLMDKSQYSILSDYATMQDETPQPQICGPSDDSSAKVDHHESPSDEDDEDFNDYESEMMVDEELVDSEKADTTESDSSIKDIENITLDLNGSKVKYKDLQQVFGPIERVHLNALDGQLSRYAKVVGKELSDRMVYCLS; translated from the exons aTGGCCGACGGCGCTagcagcagcggcggtgcgCGGGACGGGGGCGAGTCGGTGGTGATTGACTACGGCCGGCGCCGCACGACCTGCGGCTACTGCCGATCCTCCGGGCCCACGAGCATCTCCCACG GTATGTGGGCTAATAGTCTGAAAGCTGATGATTATCAAG CTCTCCTTGACCGTGGATGGAGGAGATCAGGTTGTTTTCTCTACAAACCTGAGATGGAACGAACATGCTGTCCCTCGTATACGATACGCTTGAAGGCAAATGATTTCATTTGTTCCAAAGAGCATGGTCGTGTACTTAAAAAGATGCAAAG GTTCCTTGATGGTGAACTTGATCCACAGGTTGGAATTCCACAATGTAAGGCAAGCCCTACAAAACGCACGCTCAGTGAACCTTTGAATTCACCTACCTCAAAAGTATCCAAGGTATCAACAAATGAGTTTCAAGCAGCCACATGCCCAAATTTCTTGAAAGAAGATGAGTTCATCCGTTGTTTGTCAAGTAAAATCAATGAGGCAATCGATACATGCTTCCAAGGAGGGATACTAGGTTCTACGGTTCAACTCCCAAAAGCTGTTGTGAAGACTGTTAAACCTCAGGTCAAAAAGAAAGTAGGAGAAGCAGCGCAAGAGCATAAAGTAGGAGGAGTGATAGATTTGGTGTATACATGCAATATAAGTTTCCAGATAGTGGCTGCAGTTCGACGTGCATTGCCTAAAGAAAACGGTGCTAATCAAACTGAAGTACTAGCAGATCTTTCTCCAAATTCTGTTGCAGAAAAGCTGGCCATGACAACGGAACGTCTTGGAGGACTATCTGGTTTTGAAGTAAAGGCTTGTAATGGGCATCTTAATTTCTATTCTGCCACCAATCCAGCAATGCAGAACCATACCGGTGTTGTACCTGCTCAAGCTTCAGACGACTCTAGTAGGTCAAAGCAGAGCTCTGTGAACAAAATTTCTGCAAAACAACCTCAAAAAAGGAAAAGCCTGGAGATTAGGATGAGCACATCTCATTTTGATCCTGAGGAGTTTGCTTTGTACCGAAAGTATCAGACAAAGGTGCATAAGGAGAAGACAGTTACGGAAGGCTCGTACAAGAGGTTTCTAGTAGATACACCAATCATATTTGTCCCCCCAAAGAGTGGTGATGATACAGTTCCACCATGTGGGTTTGGGTCTTTTCATCAGCAGTACAGGCTTGATGGAAAACTTGTGGCTGTTGGTGTAGTTGATATCCTTCCTAAATGTTTGTCAAGCAAGTACTTATTCTGGGATCCTGACCTTGCTTTCCTATCTCTTGGAAAGTATACGGCTCTGAAGGAAATAGATTGGGTCAAGACAGCACAGGAACAGTGTCCCAGCCTTCAGTACTACTATCTTGGTTACTATATACATTCTTGCAATAAGATGAGATACAAAGCTGCTTATCGACCATCAGAGCTTCTGTGTCCAGTCCGTTACGA GTGGGTTCGCTATGATTTAGCCAAGCCTCTAATGGACAAGAGTCAATATTCCATTCTATCTGATTATGCTACAATGCAAGATGAAACCCCCCAGCCTCAGATCTGTGGCCCTTCAGATGACTCTTCAGCAAAAGTTGACCATCACGAATCTCCCAgcgatgaggatgatgaagatttCAACGACTATGAATCAGAAATGATGGTTGATGAAGAGTTAGTTGATTCAGAGAAAGCGGATACAACTGAGAGTGATTCCAGCATAAAGGACATTGAAAATATCACCCTAGACCTCAATGGTTCTAAAGTTAAATATAAG GACCTTCAGCAAGTGTTTGGGCCAATCGAGAGGGTACACCTCAATGCGCTAGACGGGCAACTGAGCAGATACGCCAAAGTTGTTGGGAAGGAGCTATCTGATCGAATGGTGTATTGCCTCTCTTGA